The following proteins are co-located in the Sphingomonas morindae genome:
- a CDS encoding strawberry notch-like NTP hydrolase domain-containing protein yields MSYLFDAAAQADRAAVRLLLPHLQSGDPVHRRVLNQAMSAAFGGSDADGHWTQRGSFELLEHALSIHLQASGSTLSGMADVRPLIALSERLPTQTVRSEDQIEWQQFSTPIDIAAILTLLADVQPDDVILEPSAGNGLLVAQLPTHKALHLNELDPLRRGRLHAAFPSAIVSGHDGATINSTLASLDRPTLILMNPPFSRSIGRGADDYAAVRHLQAALRRLVPGGRLVAIMPDWFGPGARMRDQYETVLRDVTVRTAIRLEKCYQKHGTSIAVRIFVIDKVPGKSPPAVIQRASIANLIDDLVIPERSSARPNVVMPAPKRSTGVSLFRAVKSGRPAPRAYHAPTRNNVLPVEYSKLEVAAPLLEQTGVYLPYRPSRISFAKAGEHPTALVESVAMGSIPAPIPDYVPCLPERTVSERLLSASQLETVVYAGHAWAQWIPGNFKPDKEGVGLILAEDGHTYRKGFFLGDGTGAGKGRQIAACILDNWLQGRRRNIWVSKNAPLLEDARRDWTALGGLSGDIQPLSNWKIDEPIALDQGVLFVSYPTLRSMRGDSTRLKQIIDWAGADFEGVIAFDEAHEMGGVAGGEGALGAKDGSQQGICGVLLQNHLPAARILYASATGASVVNNLAYAVRLGLWGPGTAFPDREQFISGISKGGIAAMELVARDLKATGLYMARALSFAGVEYEILRHELTPAQIEIYDTYADTWSIIHQNMERALELTGVVDGLENATLNSGAKASARSRFESTKQRFFGQVLLSMKLPTVIAAVREHLKANQSVVMQLVTTAESILDRRLGSLSPDERAELEIDLSPREYVIDYLERAFPTRQMRVFTDDTGAQRSLPMEDDAGNPVYNPEAEAARARLIEHLCALPPITSALDGILEQFGHEDVAEVTGRTKRLVATADGRQKLENRSARTSQAEAAAFMQGRKRILVFSDAGGTGRSYHASRDAPNQEQRVHLLLEPGWRADRAIQGLGRTHRTHQASTPLFRPVTTDCKGELRFTSTIARRLDSLGALTRGQRQTGGQNLFDPADNLESEYACAALVSWFHLLVGGKLNSISHAEFERRTGLELCDKDGVMKDDLPPIQRWLNRILALPIALQNKIFDEFLSLVETRVSAAREAGRLDVGVETILVDTATLIDDTLLRTDPLSGATSHLLTIEIARRRTPVSLERILRIGDCDGTAEFMVNAKSGKVALQTRARALMEEKEGTPIPRIELTRPTRREYMREDDLYESAWAPIDREAFCAKWLEEAEEAANKVDTETIRLATGLLLPIWSALPSDHLVVNRIADKAGNSWLGRLVFDEHVVQLFTKLGIGQAETLPAPNIVKSALSGRSVDLTRPFPMTIKRALVNGSSRIELVGAPPSQLVWLKSLGCFTEVIQYRTRVFLPVPSAADIVERLIAGAG; encoded by the coding sequence ATGTCCTATCTCTTCGACGCGGCCGCCCAGGCTGATCGCGCGGCTGTCCGCCTCCTCCTTCCTCATCTCCAGTCCGGCGATCCCGTCCACCGCCGGGTACTCAACCAGGCGATGTCGGCGGCTTTCGGTGGGTCTGATGCCGATGGTCACTGGACCCAACGCGGTAGCTTTGAACTCCTCGAGCACGCGCTTTCCATCCATCTGCAGGCAAGCGGGTCAACTCTCTCCGGAATGGCGGATGTCCGTCCCCTCATCGCCCTATCCGAGCGGTTGCCGACCCAAACCGTCCGCAGCGAAGATCAGATCGAATGGCAGCAATTCTCGACCCCGATCGATATCGCGGCGATCCTCACCTTGCTGGCCGACGTGCAGCCGGACGATGTCATCCTAGAACCGAGCGCCGGCAATGGGCTCCTGGTCGCGCAGCTCCCGACCCACAAGGCGCTCCATCTCAACGAACTGGACCCGCTTCGCCGGGGTCGGCTTCACGCCGCTTTCCCCTCGGCGATCGTCAGCGGGCACGACGGAGCAACGATCAACTCGACGCTCGCGTCGCTTGATCGGCCCACGCTGATCCTGATGAATCCGCCATTCTCACGGTCCATCGGCCGCGGAGCCGACGACTATGCCGCTGTTCGCCATCTGCAGGCGGCACTGCGTCGCCTGGTCCCGGGTGGCCGACTGGTTGCAATCATGCCGGACTGGTTTGGCCCGGGCGCCCGGATGCGCGACCAGTACGAAACCGTTTTGCGCGACGTGACCGTCCGAACGGCCATCCGCCTGGAAAAATGCTACCAGAAGCACGGGACCTCGATCGCGGTTCGCATATTCGTCATCGACAAGGTACCGGGCAAATCGCCGCCCGCGGTCATTCAGCGCGCGTCGATTGCCAATCTCATCGATGACCTCGTCATTCCCGAACGATCGTCCGCACGGCCCAATGTGGTGATGCCCGCTCCGAAGCGATCGACGGGGGTGTCCCTCTTCCGCGCGGTCAAGAGCGGCCGACCAGCGCCTCGTGCCTATCACGCCCCGACACGCAACAACGTCCTGCCGGTCGAATACTCGAAGCTCGAGGTTGCTGCTCCGCTGCTCGAGCAAACCGGCGTCTATCTGCCCTACCGCCCGAGCCGCATTAGCTTCGCCAAGGCTGGCGAGCATCCGACGGCCCTCGTCGAATCCGTTGCGATGGGGTCGATCCCGGCACCGATCCCGGACTACGTGCCATGTCTCCCCGAACGGACCGTCAGCGAACGTCTCCTATCGGCCTCGCAGCTCGAGACCGTTGTCTATGCCGGTCACGCCTGGGCTCAATGGATCCCCGGAAACTTCAAACCCGACAAAGAGGGCGTCGGCCTGATCCTCGCCGAGGACGGTCATACCTATCGCAAAGGCTTCTTTCTTGGCGACGGCACGGGCGCCGGCAAGGGACGCCAGATTGCGGCCTGCATACTCGACAACTGGCTGCAGGGCCGTCGCCGCAATATCTGGGTCTCCAAGAACGCCCCTCTCCTCGAAGATGCGCGCCGCGATTGGACGGCGTTGGGCGGTCTCAGCGGTGACATTCAGCCACTTTCCAACTGGAAAATCGATGAGCCGATTGCCCTCGATCAGGGTGTGTTGTTCGTAAGCTATCCGACTCTGCGCTCCATGCGGGGCGATTCAACGCGGTTGAAGCAGATCATCGATTGGGCCGGTGCTGACTTCGAGGGTGTCATCGCCTTCGACGAAGCTCATGAGATGGGGGGCGTCGCAGGCGGGGAGGGGGCTCTTGGCGCCAAGGACGGATCCCAGCAGGGCATCTGCGGAGTGCTGCTACAGAACCATCTTCCGGCGGCACGGATTCTCTATGCCTCGGCCACCGGCGCGTCAGTCGTCAACAATCTCGCCTATGCCGTGCGGCTCGGGCTTTGGGGACCGGGCACGGCCTTCCCCGATCGCGAGCAATTCATCAGCGGGATCAGCAAGGGCGGTATCGCAGCGATGGAGCTTGTCGCGCGCGACCTCAAGGCGACGGGTCTCTATATGGCACGGGCCCTCAGCTTCGCTGGCGTCGAATACGAGATCCTGCGGCACGAACTGACCCCCGCCCAGATCGAGATCTACGACACCTACGCCGACACGTGGTCGATCATCCATCAGAACATGGAGCGGGCGCTCGAACTGACGGGCGTGGTCGACGGACTCGAAAATGCGACACTCAATAGCGGGGCCAAAGCCTCCGCACGCTCGCGCTTCGAATCCACCAAGCAACGCTTCTTCGGCCAAGTGCTCCTCTCGATGAAGCTGCCGACCGTAATCGCGGCCGTCCGGGAGCACCTCAAGGCGAACCAGTCGGTCGTGATGCAACTCGTCACCACCGCCGAATCCATCCTCGACCGGCGCCTGGGTTCGCTCAGTCCGGATGAACGAGCCGAACTGGAGATCGATCTGTCTCCCCGCGAATATGTGATCGACTATCTCGAACGCGCCTTTCCGACACGGCAGATGCGGGTCTTCACGGACGATACCGGCGCGCAGCGCTCGCTCCCGATGGAGGATGATGCGGGCAATCCTGTCTACAATCCCGAGGCCGAGGCCGCGCGGGCTCGCCTTATCGAACATCTCTGCGCTTTGCCGCCGATTACCTCCGCGCTCGATGGCATCCTCGAGCAGTTCGGACACGAGGACGTCGCCGAGGTGACTGGACGAACCAAGCGTCTCGTTGCGACCGCTGACGGGCGGCAGAAGCTCGAAAACCGCTCAGCCAGGACCAGCCAGGCCGAGGCCGCCGCGTTCATGCAGGGCCGCAAGCGGATCCTCGTCTTTTCGGATGCCGGCGGGACGGGGCGCTCATATCACGCCTCGCGCGATGCCCCCAATCAGGAGCAGCGTGTTCATCTGCTGCTCGAGCCGGGGTGGCGTGCCGATCGCGCAATCCAGGGCCTGGGGCGTACCCATCGCACCCACCAGGCGAGCACACCGCTGTTCAGGCCGGTGACCACTGACTGTAAGGGTGAGCTGCGATTCACAAGCACGATCGCCCGCCGCCTCGACAGCTTGGGCGCATTGACGCGCGGACAGCGCCAGACCGGCGGTCAGAACCTCTTCGACCCCGCCGACAACCTTGAAAGCGAATACGCCTGCGCGGCCTTGGTGAGCTGGTTCCATCTGCTTGTCGGTGGAAAGCTGAATAGCATCTCCCACGCCGAGTTCGAGCGACGCACCGGCCTTGAGCTCTGTGACAAGGATGGCGTCATGAAGGACGATCTCCCGCCCATCCAGCGGTGGCTCAACCGGATACTCGCGCTGCCGATCGCGTTGCAAAACAAGATCTTCGACGAGTTCCTCTCGCTCGTCGAGACCCGTGTCTCCGCCGCGCGCGAGGCCGGTCGCCTGGATGTCGGCGTCGAGACCATCCTCGTCGACACGGCAACCCTGATCGACGACACTTTGCTACGGACCGATCCGCTGAGCGGCGCGACCTCCCATCTCCTTACGATCGAGATCGCCCGGCGCCGGACGCCCGTTTCACTGGAGCGGATACTCAGAATCGGAGACTGCGACGGCACGGCAGAATTCATGGTGAACGCCAAATCCGGAAAGGTGGCACTTCAAACGCGGGCCCGCGCGCTCATGGAAGAGAAGGAGGGCACGCCTATTCCGCGCATCGAGCTCACGCGTCCGACCCGCCGGGAATATATGCGCGAAGACGACCTCTATGAGAGCGCCTGGGCACCGATCGACCGCGAGGCCTTCTGTGCGAAGTGGCTCGAAGAAGCTGAGGAGGCCGCGAACAAGGTCGACACCGAAACCATCCGCCTTGCTACCGGTCTTCTCCTTCCAATCTGGTCCGCGCTTCCGAGCGATCATCTCGTGGTCAACAGGATCGCCGACAAGGCTGGCAATTCCTGGCTTGGACGCCTCGTCTTCGACGAGCACGTCGTTCAACTCTTCACGAAACTCGGCATCGGTCAGGCCGAGACCCTGCCGGCACCCAATATCGTCAAATCGGCCTTGTCTGGTCGAAGCGTCGATCTCACGCGCCCGTTCCCGATGACCATCAAGCGTGCGCTCGTGAATGGGTCGTCGCGCATCGAACTGGTCGGCGCGCCGCCCAGCCAGCTTGTTTGGCTCAAGTCGCTCGGCTGTTTCACCGAGGTGATCCAGTATCGCACGCGGGTATTCCTGCCCGTCCCGAGCGCGGCCGACATCGTCGAGCGGCTTATTGCCGGGGCCGGCTAG
- a CDS encoding ParB/RepB/Spo0J family partition protein, with protein sequence MIRTIKLNKLRLSPVNVRTAPDEQLQIEPMAASIEAEGVLQNLLITPAKKPRGMFEVFDGGRRWRALRLLAARGTISDADFDVPVMVLTGNDAELSEKSTATNFHQLKMTPAEECRAFQHFIGSTGDLDAVAKRFGVTRRFVEGRLRLASLAEPIFEALSRGEITLDIAKAYASTENQEKQLLVWNGYQTNYVTADTIRRVIANETMKASDPIAVLVGEARYREAGGKIDGDLFTDGNDRWIDPEIAHRLAGEIMEAEAKRIGEETGLAWIRPIASNYAHNAAHGLYRAILQQPPLTEEQAARLAEIEERRTMLEAEMEESDLSDEAFKLLDQEDDRLIAEAETIENRSPVLPEAMKGHVGAFLLLTPQGEMRLDTQYYSEQELVIDEPDGEDGDDHEDREGDGAGERGNSSSEPKYRPEAVAPGGKPLSARLYDELSVQRRDILASCILAQPALALDYALFVMVDARTNSASRYLSSVKYGTTIRASSPQDPVTGDLPASRARDYLAEARDGLDAAWTEPECEVERFEAFRALDDDSKANWLAYIVALSLEAKPGYSNEQIALHNRLASILEIDVASWWRPTSENFFDRVNKGSILSLLTEIGGPALTVRHTSLKKTEISESCQKLFAGEVIVEPEVKEAALAWVPNAMRFLDRTSETPVDPTAERAEEATEAEDEDEGATDEVAPIADEELGESVAA encoded by the coding sequence GTGATCCGGACTATCAAGCTCAACAAACTGCGTCTTTCGCCCGTCAACGTCCGCACCGCGCCGGACGAGCAGCTTCAGATCGAACCGATGGCGGCGAGCATCGAAGCCGAAGGCGTTCTGCAGAACCTTCTCATCACGCCGGCCAAAAAGCCGCGCGGCATGTTCGAGGTGTTCGACGGCGGCCGCCGGTGGCGGGCTCTGCGCCTTCTTGCCGCTCGCGGCACGATTTCGGACGCCGACTTTGACGTCCCGGTCATGGTGCTGACGGGCAACGACGCAGAGCTCTCCGAGAAGTCGACCGCGACCAACTTCCACCAGCTCAAGATGACGCCCGCCGAGGAATGCCGAGCGTTCCAACATTTCATTGGGTCGACCGGTGATCTCGATGCCGTCGCCAAGCGCTTCGGTGTCACGCGTCGGTTCGTCGAAGGTCGTTTGCGCCTGGCGTCGCTCGCCGAGCCGATCTTCGAAGCGCTCAGCCGCGGCGAGATCACCCTCGACATCGCCAAGGCCTATGCTTCGACGGAGAACCAGGAGAAGCAGCTCCTCGTCTGGAATGGGTATCAGACGAACTATGTCACGGCCGACACGATCCGGCGCGTCATCGCGAACGAGACGATGAAGGCCAGCGATCCGATCGCAGTCCTGGTCGGCGAGGCGCGCTATCGTGAAGCCGGCGGCAAGATCGATGGCGACCTGTTCACCGACGGCAACGACCGCTGGATTGATCCGGAGATCGCGCATCGTCTCGCCGGCGAGATCATGGAAGCCGAAGCGAAGCGTATCGGCGAGGAAACCGGCCTCGCCTGGATCCGGCCCATCGCCAGCAACTATGCCCACAACGCTGCACATGGGCTGTACCGAGCGATCCTGCAGCAGCCTCCCCTTACGGAGGAGCAGGCCGCGCGTCTGGCCGAGATTGAGGAGCGGCGCACCATGCTCGAAGCCGAGATGGAGGAGAGCGACCTCTCCGACGAGGCGTTCAAGCTGTTGGATCAGGAAGATGATCGCCTCATCGCCGAGGCCGAGACGATTGAAAACCGTTCTCCGGTCCTGCCTGAAGCCATGAAAGGCCATGTCGGCGCCTTCCTGCTCCTCACGCCGCAGGGCGAAATGCGGCTGGATACCCAATATTACAGCGAGCAGGAGCTGGTGATCGACGAACCTGACGGCGAGGACGGCGACGATCACGAGGACCGCGAAGGTGATGGCGCCGGTGAGCGGGGCAACAGCAGCTCCGAGCCGAAATACCGACCCGAGGCCGTCGCGCCCGGTGGCAAGCCGCTCAGCGCCCGGCTCTACGACGAGCTCTCGGTCCAGCGCCGCGACATTCTCGCGTCCTGTATCCTGGCCCAACCGGCGCTCGCGCTCGACTATGCGCTGTTCGTCATGGTCGACGCACGAACCAACTCGGCGTCGCGTTACCTCAGCTCGGTCAAATATGGGACCACCATCCGCGCGAGCAGCCCTCAGGATCCGGTCACGGGCGACCTGCCGGCGTCCCGCGCCCGCGACTATCTCGCCGAGGCTCGGGACGGGCTGGACGCAGCCTGGACGGAGCCCGAGTGCGAGGTCGAGCGGTTCGAGGCATTCCGGGCGCTCGACGATGACAGCAAGGCTAATTGGCTCGCCTACATCGTCGCGCTCTCGCTCGAGGCAAAACCCGGTTACTCGAACGAGCAGATCGCGCTGCACAACCGCCTCGCTTCGATCCTCGAGATTGACGTCGCGAGCTGGTGGCGGCCGACCTCGGAGAACTTCTTCGACCGGGTCAACAAGGGCAGCATCCTCAGCCTGCTCACGGAGATCGGCGGTCCAGCGCTGACTGTTCGTCACACCTCTCTCAAGAAGACCGAGATCTCGGAGAGCTGTCAGAAGCTGTTCGCCGGTGAGGTGATCGTCGAGCCCGAGGTCAAGGAAGCCGCTCTTGCCTGGGTGCCCAATGCGATGCGGTTCCTCGATCGGACGTCGGAAACCCCCGTCGATCCGACCGCAGAACGAGCTGAAGAGGCTACCGAGGCCGAGGACGAGGACGAGGGGGCCACCGACGAGGTGGCGCCCATCGCCGACGAAGAGCTCGGGGAATCCGTGGCCGCCTGA
- a CDS encoding ArdC family protein, producing MPTKQKPNRDVAAEITNLIIRKLEEGVAPWSRPWRVSGAGGRPLRHCGTPYTGINVLYLWAIADAQGYRSRYWMTYRQAETLGGNVRRGEQGSLSVYYSSFKKTEADPVTGVETERSIRFLRHYIVFNADQIDGLPAYFYPADEDPAPTDPSARQAEIDDFFHAIPADVRHGGDRAFFHPTFDYVQMPHQRSFKTMDHYASTRAHETVHWSGGTARLARTFGKRFGDKAYSFEELVAEIGSGLVCAHLGLPNELHDNHASYVAHWLGILRADKTAIIHAASKAEQAFNYLRAFGATGVATASTDVRPGAAEQFAEAA from the coding sequence ATGCCCACGAAGCAGAAGCCGAACCGCGATGTCGCGGCCGAAATCACCAACCTGATCATCCGCAAGCTCGAAGAGGGCGTTGCACCCTGGAGCCGCCCGTGGCGGGTAAGCGGTGCCGGTGGCCGTCCGCTCCGTCATTGCGGCACGCCCTACACCGGCATCAATGTCCTCTATCTCTGGGCGATTGCGGACGCGCAGGGATACCGCTCGCGCTACTGGATGACATATCGCCAGGCGGAAACCTTGGGCGGAAACGTCCGTCGAGGCGAGCAAGGCTCCCTATCGGTCTACTATTCCAGCTTCAAGAAGACCGAAGCTGACCCCGTCACTGGCGTCGAGACCGAGCGGAGCATCCGCTTCCTGCGCCATTACATCGTCTTCAACGCCGATCAGATCGACGGTCTGCCGGCCTATTTCTATCCCGCTGACGAAGATCCGGCACCGACCGATCCTTCTGCCCGCCAAGCTGAGATCGATGACTTCTTCCACGCGATCCCTGCGGACGTGCGCCATGGCGGAGACCGGGCGTTCTTCCACCCCACCTTCGACTATGTCCAGATGCCGCATCAACGGTCGTTCAAGACCATGGACCACTACGCCTCGACCCGGGCTCATGAGACCGTCCACTGGTCGGGCGGGACGGCGCGTCTGGCCCGGACCTTCGGAAAGCGGTTCGGAGACAAGGCCTATAGCTTCGAGGAGCTGGTCGCCGAGATCGGAAGCGGCCTCGTCTGCGCCCATCTCGGGCTACCGAACGAGCTGCATGACAATCATGCCAGCTATGTCGCCCACTGGCTTGGCATCCTGCGCGCCGACAAGACCGCGATCATCCACGCCGCTTCCAAGGCCGAGCAAGCTTTCAACTATCTGCGCGCCTTCGGGGCGACCGGGGTCGCGACCGCTTCCACGGACGTTCGGCCCGGGGCCGCTGAGCAATTCGCAGAGGCCGCCTGA
- a CDS encoding DUF6927 domain-containing protein has product MGWLTMPFASMGGHPTAKAYLDDQFTYTREVDGGSKGLRVLASSCPQNRTYYAATQVMTNGVGGEIFAIVCKVHWCPGSKTGEQFGYKDMEESMGPCEDDCPQSILDLLTPTNNEHAQDWRRRCRARLERRSRKIEDGDRIRLETPLKFVDGHTGSEFIVEKRGRRVSFRDPETCQRYRITGFRDLAWQLVPVTKVHKTIFA; this is encoded by the coding sequence ATGGGATGGCTCACCATGCCTTTTGCCTCGATGGGCGGACACCCCACCGCCAAGGCTTATCTCGATGACCAATTCACCTACACGCGCGAGGTCGATGGCGGCTCCAAAGGTCTGCGGGTTCTGGCTTCATCTTGTCCCCAGAACCGCACCTATTATGCGGCCACCCAGGTCATGACCAATGGCGTCGGCGGCGAGATTTTCGCCATCGTCTGCAAGGTCCACTGGTGCCCGGGCAGCAAGACCGGCGAGCAGTTCGGCTATAAGGACATGGAGGAATCCATGGGCCCTTGTGAGGACGATTGTCCGCAGAGCATCCTCGATCTCCTGACCCCGACTAATAATGAGCACGCCCAGGACTGGCGCCGCCGTTGCCGCGCCCGGCTCGAGCGCCGCTCCCGCAAGATCGAGGATGGCGACAGGATCAGGCTCGAAACGCCGCTCAAGTTCGTTGACGGACATACCGGGTCGGAGTTCATCGTCGAGAAGCGCGGCCGACGGGTCAGCTTTCGTGATCCCGAGACCTGCCAACGTTACCGGATCACAGGCTTCCGTGACCTGGCATGGCAGTTGGTGCCGGTGACAAAGGTCCATAAGACCATCTTTGCCTGA
- a CDS encoding thermonuclease family protein — protein MRHTAGLTLAVLAMTAAASPAKPQTFDAQARALDGDTVAVDFRLLGVDAFERRQLCQKVAGCWQCGKAAQDFAANALRSKKASIQLTPSSSYGRPVAIVTVDGQDLGERMIRAGLAVPETQYLRGDSARAAPYQSAFTQAKARRAGAFAGTWLEPSRWRHGERLRCER, from the coding sequence ATGCGGCATACGGCCGGCCTCACGCTCGCGGTGCTTGCAATGACCGCCGCGGCCTCGCCGGCGAAGCCGCAAACCTTCGATGCGCAGGCCCGAGCCCTCGATGGCGATACGGTCGCGGTCGATTTCAGGCTGCTTGGGGTTGATGCGTTCGAGCGCCGGCAGCTCTGTCAGAAGGTCGCCGGCTGCTGGCAATGCGGCAAGGCCGCACAGGATTTCGCGGCGAATGCGCTCCGCTCGAAGAAAGCATCGATCCAGCTGACGCCCTCATCCAGCTACGGTCGTCCAGTCGCGATCGTGACCGTCGATGGGCAGGATCTTGGCGAGCGGATGATCCGCGCCGGCCTCGCCGTGCCCGAGACCCAATATCTGCGCGGCGATTCGGCCCGAGCGGCGCCATATCAGTCGGCATTCACCCAGGCGAAAGCCCGCAGGGCAGGGGCGTTTGCCGGGACGTGGCTCGAACCGTCCCGTTGGCGGCATGGCGAAAGGCTGCGCTGCGAGCGCTGA
- a CDS encoding DUF7221 family queuine tRNA-ribosyltransferase-like protein, producing the protein MSIEIIVGLPHLGEGPILARTRSLRQAALISANCLSRWSEKRGWREWIGWRLRQLANAEGLAALCLDSAGFVATARYGGFPWSLPDYVALAAAYPFRWWASADYCVEAEIARDRDEVIDRISRTIRANRDCRKLAEDHGIVATLMPVIQGRLPEDYGRCVDALWTAMKPGALIGVGSMCRRPAHGPEGLIAVIDHLDQILPVGVRLHVFGAKGEVLPYLLPFSHRVASIDSQAYGVGARRSARKAGVSKTDRFVAQHLEDWVGAQHDRLSRQPRRLPSIAHLSIDVTPSDPWEAAIAQARAEIRALIESGDLDHDELTFPWFEQWAADIYRDGFAG; encoded by the coding sequence ATGTCGATCGAGATCATCGTCGGACTTCCGCATCTCGGTGAGGGCCCTATCCTTGCGCGGACACGGTCGTTGCGCCAAGCCGCGCTCATTTCTGCAAACTGCCTCTCGCGCTGGTCCGAGAAGCGGGGCTGGCGGGAATGGATCGGATGGCGGCTGCGCCAACTCGCCAACGCTGAGGGTCTCGCTGCACTTTGTCTCGATTCCGCCGGCTTCGTCGCCACCGCCCGCTATGGCGGGTTTCCCTGGTCGCTTCCCGACTATGTCGCGCTGGCCGCGGCCTACCCGTTCCGCTGGTGGGCCAGCGCCGACTATTGCGTCGAGGCTGAGATCGCGCGCGATCGTGATGAGGTCATCGATCGCATTTCGCGGACCATCCGCGCCAATCGCGATTGCCGCAAGCTCGCCGAAGATCATGGGATCGTCGCGACCTTGATGCCTGTCATCCAAGGCCGTCTGCCCGAGGACTATGGGCGCTGTGTCGACGCTCTTTGGACGGCGATGAAGCCCGGCGCCCTTATCGGCGTCGGCAGCATGTGCCGCCGGCCCGCCCACGGACCCGAAGGGTTGATCGCCGTTATCGATCATCTCGACCAGATCCTGCCGGTGGGCGTGCGTCTTCACGTCTTCGGCGCCAAGGGCGAGGTGCTGCCCTACCTCCTCCCGTTCAGCCACAGGGTCGCTTCGATCGACAGCCAAGCTTATGGTGTCGGCGCCCGCCGGTCAGCACGCAAGGCCGGGGTCTCGAAGACCGACCGCTTTGTCGCCCAACATCTGGAGGACTGGGTCGGCGCCCAGCACGACCGGCTCTCACGGCAGCCGCGACGTCTTCCGTCGATCGCGCATCTGTCGATCGACGTGACACCGAGCGATCCATGGGAAGCGGCGATTGCCCAGGCCCGCGCAGAAATCCGCGCCCTGATCGAGTCCGGCGATCTCGACCATGATGAGCTGACCTTCCCGTGGTTCGAGCAATGGGCGGCCGACATCTACCGGGACGGCTTCGCCGGCTGA
- a CDS encoding DUF3768 domain-containing protein, protein MTDQTTRIAELNDLCRLGLDRTARTVITATCLAALSEAEGREAEVLAQAEVLGAVRRYAFAPQDGPERARGELILRGRSVRFTIDYYDRALEWGSENPADPSVTTRVMTIMLRGDD, encoded by the coding sequence ATGACCGACCAGACCACCCGCATCGCCGAGCTCAACGACCTTTGTCGGCTCGGCCTCGACCGCACGGCGCGGACCGTCATCACCGCCACCTGTCTCGCGGCACTGAGCGAGGCCGAAGGGCGCGAAGCAGAGGTCCTCGCCCAGGCCGAGGTGCTTGGGGCCGTTCGCCGCTACGCGTTCGCGCCTCAGGACGGTCCCGAGCGCGCGCGCGGCGAGCTGATCCTTCGAGGCCGAAGCGTCCGCTTCACGATCGACTATTACGATCGGGCGCTCGAATGGGGGTCCGAAAACCCGGCCGACCCCAGCGTCACCACACGGGTCATGACGATCATGCTTCGCGGCGACGACTAG
- a CDS encoding RES family NAD+ phosphorylase: protein MRISLKIPNPATMKVGKEDYHLLKAGTELHRVHLDEFGSAEFNGTNKGNARFSPIRDAGGAIIPTIYAAQSFECAACEIILRCPDSPQRNRTKVAPPEIVYPHDYRLHAHSHVRTKHDLNLVSITTTGQRKIGVNGNALLAGPRSTYPVTRGWAEKIHAACPSAQGLYYTSYQYGPEFAVLLFGDRVPDDILDGLSKRDIADPVCHDEIQKLAASLSIDYEDV, encoded by the coding sequence ATGCGGATCAGCCTGAAAATCCCCAACCCAGCCACGATGAAGGTTGGGAAGGAGGACTATCATCTCCTGAAGGCCGGGACAGAATTGCATCGAGTTCATCTCGATGAATTCGGCTCGGCCGAGTTCAACGGCACGAACAAGGGGAATGCGCGCTTCTCGCCGATCCGCGATGCTGGCGGCGCCATCATCCCGACCATCTATGCGGCGCAATCGTTCGAATGTGCTGCATGTGAGATCATCCTGCGCTGCCCTGACAGCCCGCAGCGCAATCGCACGAAGGTCGCGCCCCCCGAGATCGTCTATCCCCATGACTATCGGCTACACGCCCACAGTCATGTGCGCACGAAGCATGACCTCAACCTGGTCAGCATCACGACGACGGGTCAACGCAAGATCGGCGTAAATGGCAACGCCCTCCTGGCTGGTCCAAGGAGCACTTATCCGGTCACGCGGGGCTGGGCGGAGAAGATTCACGCCGCCTGTCCGTCCGCCCAAGGGCTCTATTATACGTCCTATCAATATGGTCCCGAGTTCGCGGTGCTCCTGTTCGGCGATCGTGTGCCGGACGATATCCTGGATGGCTTGAGCAAGCGCGATATCGCCGATCCCGTCTGCCATGACGAGATCCAGAAGCTCGCGGCCAGTCTCTCGATCGACTACGAAGATGTCTGA
- a CDS encoding DUF7673 family protein, with protein sequence MTTVATDYDSARAALTRLIPIAMSDTGQSKRVADFLMAWWNGPDLGHFQIADIFGLDVAIANDITTVIGFLGQNDRGAVYIDSLGFAEEMQDIIALWRSPASRPGT encoded by the coding sequence ATGACGACCGTTGCGACCGATTATGATTCAGCGCGGGCCGCGCTGACCCGGCTGATCCCGATCGCGATGAGCGACACCGGGCAGTCGAAGCGCGTCGCCGATTTTCTCATGGCCTGGTGGAATGGACCCGACCTCGGCCACTTCCAGATAGCCGATATCTTTGGGCTCGACGTCGCGATCGCCAACGACATCACGACCGTCATCGGCTTCCTGGGCCAGAACGATCGCGGTGCGGTCTATATCGATAGCCTCGGATTTGCCGAGGAGATGCAGGACATCATCGCCTTGTGGCGCTCGCCGGCATCGCGGCCAGGGACCTGA